A single region of the Anguilla anguilla isolate fAngAng1 chromosome 17, fAngAng1.pri, whole genome shotgun sequence genome encodes:
- the LOC118217219 gene encoding lipopolysaccharide-induced tumor necrosis factor-alpha factor homolog, producing the protein MPSSSETQEHERMQVEMDKLALQKQQLRDRQAMLSMLEEFGKQSGHMQQHMLESEEAKRSLEIKAIKKQLAILNAKEVALQEQMDKILHLKSQPDVLDTASIISQGGVFVLPPITKPGVVPPPSKPAPQVILDAQDLPTTPSLMKCPACRELIITETVFRVGGTTWLVCVMCSMLGCVGGCCLIPFCAKCFKDVEHKCPKCRTRIHTVSKL; encoded by the exons ATGCCGAGCAGCTCTGAGACGCAGGAGCATGAGAGGATGCAGGTGGAAATGGACAAGCTGGCCCttcagaagcagcagctgagagacaggcaggccATGCTGAGCATGCTGGAGGAGTTCGGGAAGCAGAGCGGCCACATGCAGCAGCACATGCTGGAGTCCG AGGAAGCTAAGAGGTCTCTGGAGATTAAAGCAAtcaagaagcagctggcgataCTCAATGCGAAGGAGGTGGCATTACAGGAGCAGATGGACAAGATCCTTCACCTCAAGAGCCAACCAG ATGTCCTGGATACTGCCAGCATCATCTCTCAGGGTGGTGTGTTCGTCCTCCCCCCCATTACCAAGCCTGGTGTAGTACCTCCACCGTCCAAGCCAG CTCCACAGGTGATCCTGGATGCTCAGGACCTGCCCACCACCCCGTCGCTCATGAAGTGCCCGGCCTGCCGTGAGTTAATCATCACGGAAACGGTTTTCAGGGTGGGGGGCACCACCTGGCTGGTGTGCGTCATGTGCTCCATGCTTGG GTGTGTGGGCGGCTGTTGCCTCATCCCTTTCTGCGCAAAATGCTTCAAAGACGTGGAGCACAAGTGCCCCAAATGCCGGACCAGGATCCACACCGTCAGCAAGCTGTGA
- the snrnp25 gene encoding U11/U12 small nuclear ribonucleoprotein 25 kDa protein isoform X1, translated as MLSEKQNNVQMTEVEQTEFPNSNAGLSVKEVVQESEDDEKIRVDDKELVDEEEEEEEEDEEALPHSEFLDIFEEGLARIVQDPLLCDLPIQVTLEEVNSQVALEYGQAMTVRVCKADGEVMPIVVVQNATVLDLKKAICRFMELKQQREGGVKHISWRYVWRTFHLVFAGEKLEDDKMKLKDYGIRNRDEVTFMKKLRKK; from the exons ATGTTGAGTGAGAAGCAAAATAATGT ACAGATGACTGAGGTGGAACAGACAGAGTTCCCAAATTCCAATGCGGGGTTGTCAGTCAAGGAAGTGGTCCAAGAAAGTGAAGATGATGAGAAAATACGGGTGGACGACAAGGAGCTAgtagatgaagaggaggaggaggaagaggaagatgaagaagCACTACCCCATTCCGAATTTCTGGACATCTTCGAGGAGGGACTTGCTCGGATCGTGCAAGACCCATTACTCTGTGATCTCCCAATTCAG GTGACGTTGGAGGAGGTTAATTCACAGGTGGCTCTGGAATATGGCCAAGCTATGACCGTCCGTGTATGTAAGGCAGATGGAGAAGTCATGC ccattgttgtcgTTCAGAACGCCACAGTTCTGGACCTGAAGAAGGCCATCTGCCGCTTCATGGAGTTGAAACAGCAGCGGGAGGGTGGAGTCAAGCACATCAGCTG GAGATATGTATGGAGAACCTTTCATTTAGTGTTTGCGGGGGAAAAGTTGGAAGATgacaaaatgaaactgaaaga CTACGGGATACGGAACAGGGACGAAGTGACATTCATGAAGAAACTGCGGAAGAAGTGA
- the snrnp25 gene encoding U11/U12 small nuclear ribonucleoprotein 25 kDa protein isoform X2 — MTEVEQTEFPNSNAGLSVKEVVQESEDDEKIRVDDKELVDEEEEEEEEDEEALPHSEFLDIFEEGLARIVQDPLLCDLPIQVTLEEVNSQVALEYGQAMTVRVCKADGEVMPIVVVQNATVLDLKKAICRFMELKQQREGGVKHISWRYVWRTFHLVFAGEKLEDDKMKLKDYGIRNRDEVTFMKKLRKK, encoded by the exons ATGACTGAGGTGGAACAGACAGAGTTCCCAAATTCCAATGCGGGGTTGTCAGTCAAGGAAGTGGTCCAAGAAAGTGAAGATGATGAGAAAATACGGGTGGACGACAAGGAGCTAgtagatgaagaggaggaggaggaagaggaagatgaagaagCACTACCCCATTCCGAATTTCTGGACATCTTCGAGGAGGGACTTGCTCGGATCGTGCAAGACCCATTACTCTGTGATCTCCCAATTCAG GTGACGTTGGAGGAGGTTAATTCACAGGTGGCTCTGGAATATGGCCAAGCTATGACCGTCCGTGTATGTAAGGCAGATGGAGAAGTCATGC ccattgttgtcgTTCAGAACGCCACAGTTCTGGACCTGAAGAAGGCCATCTGCCGCTTCATGGAGTTGAAACAGCAGCGGGAGGGTGGAGTCAAGCACATCAGCTG GAGATATGTATGGAGAACCTTTCATTTAGTGTTTGCGGGGGAAAAGTTGGAAGATgacaaaatgaaactgaaaga CTACGGGATACGGAACAGGGACGAAGTGACATTCATGAAGAAACTGCGGAAGAAGTGA